In the genome of Entelurus aequoreus isolate RoL-2023_Sb linkage group LG08, RoL_Eaeq_v1.1, whole genome shotgun sequence, one region contains:
- the syt5b gene encoding synaptotagmin Vb isoform X1 encodes MRLVSGGVRARRAAEPPEPESEEATEKVHHEHQHTEHHGHAEHHPGHDYNHMKDKFMNELEHLPIPMWAVGAIVVLVLVLVACFIFCLFKKCFAKKKKPKKVRERKTGRRKKEKEGEGETGEKEGEVKKDGAEEEKEQEKLGRLEFSLDYNFTDSQLIVGILQAQDLAAMDMGGTSDPYVKVFLLPDKKKKYETKVQRKNLCPVFNETFIFKIPYAELGGKTLVLQVFDFDRFSKHDMIGDIKIPMNSIDLGQPIQQWKDLESSEKEEQEKLGDVCISLRYVPTAGKLTVNIMEAKNLKKMDVGGLSDPFVKIVLQQNGKRIKKKKTTVKKNTLNPYFNESFSFEVPFEQIQKVQVVITVYDYDKLGSNDPIGKTFMGYGATGVGLRHWSDMLANPRRPVAQWHTLLPEEEVDAAVKAKPR; translated from the exons ATGAGGCTGGTCAGCGGCGGGGTCCGGGCTCGGAGGGCCGCAGAGCCCCCGGAACCGGAGTCGGAGGAGGCGACGGAGAAAGTTCACCACGAGCACCAGCATACGGAACACCATGGGCACGCCGAGCATCACCCCGGACACGACTACAACCACATGAAGGACAAGTTCATGAATGAACTGGAACATCTACCCA TTCCCATGTGGGCGGTGGGAGCCATCGTGGTGCTGGTCCTGGTTTTGGTGGCGTGCTTCATCTTTTGCCTTTTCAAAAAATGCTTTGCGAAGAAGAAAAAGCCaaagaaagtgagagagaggaaGACAGGGCGCcgcaagaaggagaaggagggcgAAGGCGAAACTGGAGAGAAG GAAGGGGAGGTGAAGAAGGACGGCGCGGAAGAGGAGAAAGAGCAGGAGAAGTTGGGGAGGTTGGAGTTCTCCTTGGATTACAACTTCACCGATTCCCAG CTCATCGTGGGAATCCTTCAGGCTCAGGACCTGGCAGCTATGGACATGGGGGGCACCTCAGATCCTTACGTCAAAGTCTTTCTGCTGCcggacaagaagaagaagtatGAAACCAAGGTTCAGCGCAAGAATTTGTGTCCTGTTTTCAACGAGACGTTTATTTTCAAG atTCCGTATGCAGAGCTGGGAGGAAAGACGTTGGTGTTGCAAGTGTTCGACTTTGATCGCTTCTCCAAGCACGACATGATCGGCGATATCAAAATCCCCATGAACAGCATTGATTTAGGCCAGCCAATTCAACAATGGAAGGACTTGGAGAGCTCGGAAAAGGAGGAG CAGGAGAAACTGGGTGATGTTTGCATCTCTTTGCGATACGTCCCCACTGCCGGGAAACTGACGGTGAACATCATGGAAGCCAAGAATCTGAAGAAAATGGACGTCGGCGGCTTGTCAG ATCCGTTTGTGAAGATTGTCCTGCAGCAAAACGGAAAACGTATCAAAAAGAAGAAGACGACTGTCAAGAAAAACACGCTCAATCCCTACTTCAATGAGAGTTTTAGCTTTGAGGTGCCCTTTGAACAGATACAG AAAGTGCAGGTCGTTATCACAGTGTACGACTATGATAAACTTGGCAGCAACGATCCTATCGGTAAGACCTTCATGGGTTATGGAGCTACAGGTGTTGGCCTGCGCCACTGGTCAGACATGTTGGCCAATCCCAGACGTCCAGTCGCCCAGTGGCACACTTTGCTGCCAGAGGAGGAAGTTGACGCAGCGGTCAAAGCAAAACCTCGCTAG
- the LOC133655553 gene encoding dynein axonemal assembly factor 3-like, translated as MSAGRPSEGAGCVTWWGFSPARDLVNTVRRDREVNLLLVGSGDPRHILKSVAGLREEDVLNVWLLESSMEVVARQMLLLYIALTPQEMMGLNEKTEVFLELFGNSVIRSQTEDTLKRAASQLSLHINDTMESDMHPCLDASLLKFRERDELVRIFKSWVQPSTSSAPISITKAWDYRVRQHLGTRYDSKRGCFDWDLTMKLHEKGCSVINKQQYMRWRDCGQAFELREGVYQITNPSLLSLRVFNQRVDRVALRGYWGDIVSSPYISFGIETEDKNLLKTQNGQHMKTAQDISFANVQKLLQSLSRRLEGPQIPQSSAKEEQAHTTSDHKLVTINDLMHLNRVSVNFLPLDSLEKMPDKGKYAHFFNIVYFSTSSAHHLSAKIKQIAAPDAVLVVELAKYILDLNKEQEAGFAERVSSMCTDAGFQLCREATSDDVHAVFIPQKDIA; from the exons ATGAGCGCCGGGCGGCCATCAGAAGGAGCAGGCTGCGTCACTTGGTGGGGCTTCAGTCCTGCTCGAGACCTCGTCAATACAG TGAGACGTGACCGGGAAGTCAACCTTTTACTGGTTGGAAGTGGAGATCCGAGACATATTCTGAAGTCTGTGGCTGGTCTGAGGGAGGAGGACGTCCTTAAT GTATGGCTGCTTGAAAGCAGCATGGAGGTGGTGGCCAGACAGATGCTGCTGCTCTACATTGCACTGACTCCCCAGGAAATGATGGGACTTAACG AGAAGACAGAGGTGTTTTTGGAGTTGTTTGGCAACAGCGTGATCCGCAGTCAGACGGAGGACACCTTGAAACGTGCGGCGTCGCAGCTGTCGCTCCATATCAACGACACCATGGAGTCAGACATGCATCCTTGCTTGGACGCATCCCTCCTCAAG TTCAGGGAGCGGGATGAGCTGGTGAGGATTTTTAAATCGTGGGTGCAGCCTTCTACGTCGTCTGCCCCTATCTCCATCACCAAAGCCTGGGATTATAGAGTGAGGCAGCACCTTGGGACACGCTACGACTCCAAAAGGGGCTGCTTCGACTGGGACCTCACGATGAAGCTACACGAGAAAGGG TGTAGTGTCATCAACAAGCAGCAGTACATGCGGTGGAGAGATTGCGGCCAGGCCTTTGAACTAAGAGAGGGGGTCTACCAAATAACCAACCCGAGCCTGCTGTCTCTGCGTGTCTTCAACCAAAGAGTCGACCGAGTGGCCCTGAGAGGCTACTGGGGAGACATTGTGTCCAGTCCGTATATCTCCTTTGGCATTGAAACTGAAGACAAAAACTTGCTGAAAACGCAGAACGGGCAGCacatgaag ACAGCCCAGGACATCTCCTTTGCAAATGTGCAAAAATTGCTGCAATCTTTGTCCAGAAGACTGGAAGGTCCTCAGATTCCTCAGTCAAGCGCAAAGGAGGAACAAGCACACACAACTAGTGACCATAAACTTGTCACCATCAATG acctGATGCATCTCAATCGCGTCTCTGTCAACTTCCTgcctttggattcccttgagaagATGCCCGACAAAGGGAAATACGCCCATTTCTTCAATATAGTCTACTTTTCCACCAG CTCCGCGCACCATTTGAGCGCAAAAATCAAGCAGATTGCAGCACCAGACGCTGTGCTTGTTGTGGAGTTGGCCAA GTATATTTTGGACCTGAACAAAGAGCAAGAAGCAGGCTTTGCCGAGCGAGTGTCCAGCATGTGTACGGATGCTGGATTCCAACTGTGTCGTGAGGCAACTAGTGATGATGTCCATGCTGTCTTCATCCCACAGAAAGACATTGCATAG
- the syt5b gene encoding synaptotagmin Vb isoform X2 — MRLVSGGVRARRAAEPPEPESEEATEKVHHEHQHTEHHGHAEHHPGHDYNHMKDKFMNELEHLPIPMWAVGAIVVLVLVLVACFIFCLFKKCFAKKKKPKKVRERKTGRRKKEKEGEGETGEKEGEVKKDGAEEEKEQEKLGRLEFSLDYNFTDSQLIVGILQAQDLAAMDMGGTSDPYVKVFLLPDKKKKYETKVQRKNLCPVFNETFIFKIPYAELGGKTLVLQVFDFDRFSKHDMIGDIKIPMNSIDLGQPIQQWKDLESSEKEEEKLGDVCISLRYVPTAGKLTVNIMEAKNLKKMDVGGLSDPFVKIVLQQNGKRIKKKKTTVKKNTLNPYFNESFSFEVPFEQIQKVQVVITVYDYDKLGSNDPIGKTFMGYGATGVGLRHWSDMLANPRRPVAQWHTLLPEEEVDAAVKAKPR, encoded by the exons ATGAGGCTGGTCAGCGGCGGGGTCCGGGCTCGGAGGGCCGCAGAGCCCCCGGAACCGGAGTCGGAGGAGGCGACGGAGAAAGTTCACCACGAGCACCAGCATACGGAACACCATGGGCACGCCGAGCATCACCCCGGACACGACTACAACCACATGAAGGACAAGTTCATGAATGAACTGGAACATCTACCCA TTCCCATGTGGGCGGTGGGAGCCATCGTGGTGCTGGTCCTGGTTTTGGTGGCGTGCTTCATCTTTTGCCTTTTCAAAAAATGCTTTGCGAAGAAGAAAAAGCCaaagaaagtgagagagaggaaGACAGGGCGCcgcaagaaggagaaggagggcgAAGGCGAAACTGGAGAGAAG GAAGGGGAGGTGAAGAAGGACGGCGCGGAAGAGGAGAAAGAGCAGGAGAAGTTGGGGAGGTTGGAGTTCTCCTTGGATTACAACTTCACCGATTCCCAG CTCATCGTGGGAATCCTTCAGGCTCAGGACCTGGCAGCTATGGACATGGGGGGCACCTCAGATCCTTACGTCAAAGTCTTTCTGCTGCcggacaagaagaagaagtatGAAACCAAGGTTCAGCGCAAGAATTTGTGTCCTGTTTTCAACGAGACGTTTATTTTCAAG atTCCGTATGCAGAGCTGGGAGGAAAGACGTTGGTGTTGCAAGTGTTCGACTTTGATCGCTTCTCCAAGCACGACATGATCGGCGATATCAAAATCCCCATGAACAGCATTGATTTAGGCCAGCCAATTCAACAATGGAAGGACTTGGAGAGCTCGGAAAAGGAGGAG GAGAAACTGGGTGATGTTTGCATCTCTTTGCGATACGTCCCCACTGCCGGGAAACTGACGGTGAACATCATGGAAGCCAAGAATCTGAAGAAAATGGACGTCGGCGGCTTGTCAG ATCCGTTTGTGAAGATTGTCCTGCAGCAAAACGGAAAACGTATCAAAAAGAAGAAGACGACTGTCAAGAAAAACACGCTCAATCCCTACTTCAATGAGAGTTTTAGCTTTGAGGTGCCCTTTGAACAGATACAG AAAGTGCAGGTCGTTATCACAGTGTACGACTATGATAAACTTGGCAGCAACGATCCTATCGGTAAGACCTTCATGGGTTATGGAGCTACAGGTGTTGGCCTGCGCCACTGGTCAGACATGTTGGCCAATCCCAGACGTCCAGTCGCCCAGTGGCACACTTTGCTGCCAGAGGAGGAAGTTGACGCAGCGGTCAAAGCAAAACCTCGCTAG